One Marmota flaviventris isolate mMarFla1 chromosome 16, mMarFla1.hap1, whole genome shotgun sequence DNA segment encodes these proteins:
- the Socs6 gene encoding suppressor of cytokine signaling 6, translating into MKKISLKTFRKSFNLNKSKEDTDFMVVQQPSLASDFGKDDSLFGSCYGKDMASCDINSEDEKGGKSRSKSESLMGTLKRRLSVKQKPKGKGSTPSGGLAEEDTFSSSSAPVVFKDVRAQRPIRSTSLRSHHYSPTPWPLRPTNSEETCIKMEVRVKALVHSSSPSPALNGVRKDFHDLQAETVCQEQNGSLKRSDSPHGDLHLHLEEHVPVVIGLVPQDYIQYTVPLDEGMCPLEGSRSYCLDTSSPMEVSAVPPQVGGSSFAEDENQVDQDLVVAPEIFVDQSVNGLLIGTTGVMLQSPRASHDEVPPLSPLLPPMQTNQIQRNFSGLTGTDAHVAESMRCHLNFDPNSAPGVARVYDSVQSSGPMVVTSLTEELKKLAKQGWYWGPITRWEAEGKLANVPDGSFLVRDSSDDRYLLSLSFRSHGKTLHTRIEHSNGRFSFYEQPDVEGHTSIVDLIEHSIRDSENGAFCYSRSRLPGSATYPVRLTNPVSRFMQVRSLQYLCRFVIRQYTRIDLIQKLPLPNKMKDYLQEKHY; encoded by the coding sequence ATGAAGAAAATTAGTCTTAAAACCTTCCGGAAGtcttttaatttgaataaaagtAAAGAAGACACTGATTTCATGGTAGTACAACAGCCATCCCTAGCCAGTGACTTTGGAAAAGATGATTCCTTGTTTGGTAGCTGCTACGGTAAAGATATGGCCAGCTGTGATATCAATAGCGAAGATGAGAAAGGTGGGAAAAGCAGATCCAAGAGCGAGAGCCTGATGGGGACCCTGAAAAGGCGACTTTCTGTGAAGCAGAAGCCCAAGGGCAAGGGCAGCACGCCCTCGGGGGGCTTGGCTGAGGAGgacaccttctcctcctcctcggcTCCTGTGGTCTTCAAGGACGTCAGAGCTCAGAGGCCCATCAGGTCCACTTCCCTCCGCAGTCACCACTACAGCCCCACGCCCTGGCCTCTCCGACCCACGAACTCTGAGGAGACCTGTATCAAAATGGAGGTGAGGGTCAAAGCTTTGGTCCACTCTTCTAGTCCAAGTCCTGCGCTGAACGGGGTTCGAAAGGATTTCCATGACCTTCAGGCTGAAACTGTGTGCCAGGAGCAGAATGGTTCCCTCAAGCGTTCAGATTCTCCCCACGGAGACTTGCATCTCCACCTGGAGGAACACGTGCCTGTAGTTATTGGACTTGTGCCTCAGGACTACATTCAGTACACCGTGCCTTTAGACGAGGGGATGTGTCCTTTGGAAGGATCGCGCAGCTATTGTCTGGACACTTCTTCGCCCATGGAGGTCTCTGCGGTTCCTCCTCAAGTGGGAGGGAGCTCTTTTGCCGAAGATGAGAATCAGGTAGACCAGGACCTAGTTGTTGCCCCAGAGATCTTTGTAGACCAGTCAGTGAATGGCTTGTTGATTGGCACCACAGGAGTCATGTTGCAGAGCCCCAGAGCAAGTCATGATGAGGTCCCTCCACTCTCGCCATTGCTACCTCCAATGCAGACTAATCAGATCCAAAGGAACTTCAGTGGGCTCACGGGCACAGATGCCCATGTGGCTGAAAGTATGCGCTGTCATTTGAATTTTGATCCTAACTCTGCCCCTGGGGTGGCAAGGGTTTATGACTCTGTGCAAAGTAGTGGTCCCATGGTTGTGACAAGCCTTACGGAGGAGCTGAAGAAACTTGCAAAACAAGGATGGTACTGGGGACCAATCACACGCTGGGAGGCAGAAGGGAAGCTAGCCAACGTGCCCGATGGTTCTTTTCTTGTTCGGGATAGTTCTGACGACCGTTACCTTCTAAGCTTGAGCTTTCGTTCCCATGGTAAAACACTTCACACTAGAATTGAGCACTCGAATGGTAGGTTTAGCTTTTATGAACAACCAGATGTGGAAGGACATACATCCATAGTTGATCTAATCGAGCATTCAATCAGGGACTCTGAAAATGGAGCTTTTTGTTATTCAAGGTCTCGGTTGCCTGGATCTGCAACCTACCCCGTCAGACTGACCAATCCAGTGTCACGGTTCATGCAGGTGCGTTCTCTGCAGTACCTGTGTCGTTTCGTTATACGTCAGTATACCAGGATAGACCTGATTCAGAAACTGCCTTTGCCAAACAAAATGAAGGATTATTTACAGGAGAAGCACTACTGA